One genomic region from Acidimicrobiales bacterium encodes:
- a CDS encoding TetR/AcrR family transcriptional regulator, which translates to MASECIDPTPAALTSPTGRPLQKRAIDTRAALLDAAIDCLVERGYAATTTTETARRAHASRGAQLHHFPTKADLMTAAVARLLDRRVEEFRKAFVDVPPGNGRLEHAVDVLWSMFESPCFVAVAELKVAARTDPELASAVREMDRRFEEECRAVYSDLFPNEDGHDPEFDEMAVAFCFAVMDGVAFQRLTGSEFQRPVRDYLETLKAIATIFQTPTEPARRQS; encoded by the coding sequence ATGGCCTCCGAGTGCATCGACCCGACGCCGGCCGCGCTTACCAGCCCGACCGGCCGCCCGCTCCAGAAGCGAGCGATCGACACCCGCGCGGCCCTGCTCGACGCGGCCATCGACTGCCTCGTCGAGCGCGGATACGCGGCGACGACGACGACCGAGACCGCCAGGCGCGCCCACGCTTCGCGCGGTGCGCAACTGCACCACTTCCCGACCAAGGCGGACCTGATGACCGCGGCCGTTGCCCGGCTGCTCGACCGGCGCGTCGAGGAGTTCCGCAAGGCGTTCGTCGACGTACCACCGGGCAACGGCAGGCTCGAGCACGCGGTCGACGTTCTGTGGTCGATGTTCGAGAGCCCTTGCTTCGTCGCGGTGGCCGAGCTCAAAGTTGCCGCCCGGACGGACCCGGAGCTCGCCTCGGCGGTTCGCGAGATGGACCGGCGTTTCGAAGAGGAGTGCCGGGCCGTCTACTCCGATCTTTTTCCCAACGAGGACGGGCACGACCCGGAATTCGACGAGATGGCAGTCGCCTTCTGCTTCGCGGTGATGGACGGTGTGGCGTTCCAGCGGCTCACCGGTAGCGAGTTTCAACGGCCGGTGCGTGACTACCTCGAGACCCTCAAGGCGATCGCCACCATTTTTCAAACCCCCACTGAGCCAGCGAGGAGGCAATCATGA